GCCGGTGCCTATCTGCGTCTGCTGGCCGAGTCGCCCGTGGTGGCCGAGGGCCCGGTCGCGGTGACCGGCTACTGCATGGGGGCGCGCCTGTCGCTGCTCACGGCCGGGACCTACCCGGAGCGGGTCGCGGCCGCGGCCGGCTTCCACGGCGGGCGGCTGGCGACGGACACGCCGGACAGTCCGCACCTGGTGGCCGGCAAGGTCACCGCGGAACTGTACTTCGGCCACGCCGACCAGGACCCCTCGCTGCCCCGGGAGCAGATCGAGCGCCTGGAGGAGACCCTGACCGCGGCGGGCGTCCGCCACCGGTGCGAGGTGTACACCGGTGCGCCCCACGGTTTCACGCAGGCCGACACCGCGTCCTACCACAAGGAGGCCGACGAGCGGCACTGGTCGGCCCTGCTCGACCTGCTGAAGCGCACATTCTGACCTCAATCGACTCCTGGTCAACAGAAGTTGGCGTCCTACCGACGGTAAGGGCTTGCTTTCCCGCGATCCCTGCGCGTAGACCTTGCTGAAAACCAGCCATGACTCGGGGGGAGTTGACTCATGGACGGCACGGTCGACGGGTTCCGCTACGGTGCGGTGACTCCAGTGGCGGCCTATCTGATGGCCTGTCTGGGAGGGCGCTGGGGCTGCGGTGCATCGTGCGCTCGCTGCTCGATACGCGGTCGTGGAAGCCCGGCTGGCTGGCGTTAGGCGCCGCCTCCATCGGGTGCGGCATCTGGACGATGCACTTCATCGCCATGATCGGCTTCCACGTGGAGGAGACCCGGGTCCGTTATGACGCGGCCACGACGGTGCTCAGTCTCGTCGTGGCCGTCGCCGTTGTGGGCATCGGCGTGTTCATCGTCGGCTATCGCGGCACGGGCCGTGGCACCCTGGCGGTCGCGGGTGTCGTCACGGGACTGGGGTGGCGGCCATGCACTACCTGGGCATGGCGGCGATGCGGCTGCACGGCGACATCGGCTACGACCCGGTCGGCGTCGTCCTGTCCGTGTTGATCGCCATCGCCGCCGCGACCGCCGCGCTGTGGTCGGCCGTCACGATCCGCGGCTTCCTGACGAGCCTCTGGGCGAGCCTGGTGATGGGCGTGGCGGTGTCCGGCATGCACTACACGGGCATGGCCGCCGTCAGCGTCCATGTGCACGACACGACCGGCGGGACGTGGGAGGGCGACTCGCCCCTGTCCCTGCTGCTGCCGATGCTGCTGGGGCCGGTCGTCTTCCTGCTGCTGGCCGGGGTCGTGGTCATGTTCGACCCGCTGCTGGTACACGGCGAGCGCGCCGGGAACCGGGCCCCCGCTCCGCCCCCGGGCACCTCCGCCGGCGTCCGGGTGCCAACTCCATTCCCGCGCCGCGCTCTTCATGGCACGACACGGACTCGCCCACCCGCGGCCGGTGAACGACCCGCCTGCGGACGGCTCGTAGATCATTGTTACGGTGCAGCGGTGTCTGACTCCTCACGCGATACCGCCGAAGGCGCCGGCTGGGGCACCGACGAACGCGGCGCGTACCAGCAGCTGATGCCTCCGAAGGTCGAGAAGATCTCCTGGCTGGACCCGAAGATGCTGTGGGCCGCCCGCAACGGCGTGCTGGCCTCCTGGTTCGGGGACCCCACCGGCCGCACCCGCGGCCGGTGGGTGGCACAGCGTGCGGCCGCCGGCGCACCGGCCGACAAGGTGATCCGGCGCGACGACCCGGACCGGTTCTCCTTCCTGGTCATCGGCGACACCGGCGAGGGTGACGACCCCCAGTACGCCGTCGTGCCCGGCTTTCTGAAGACCGGTCAGGACACCCGCTTCGCCGTGCTGGCCAGTGACGTGATCTACCCGGTGGGCAGCGCGGACGACTACGACACCAAGTTCTTCCGCCCATACGGGACTACCAGGCGCCGATCTACGCGATACCCGGCAACCACGACTGGTACGAGGACCTCGGCGGCTTCATGCGCGTCTTCTGCGACGACCCCTCCGCTGCCGCCCGAGCCCCGCCGCGTCCCCTGACCCGGGCCTGGCTGCGGTCCCTGCTGTGGCACCGGCCGCGTCCGGACGACGGTCAACGCCTCGCCGAGGCCCGCGCGTTGCGGTCCGCCCCCGCCCAGCAGGCCGTCCAGCCGGGCCCGTACTGGGCGATCGACGCCGGACCCGTGCGGATCATAGGCATCGACACGGGCCTGGGCACCCTCGACGCCGAACAGGGCGCCTGGCTGCGCGAGGTCTCCCAGGGACCCCGCCCGAAGATCCTGGTCACCGGGTCGCCCCTGTACGTGGACGGCAGGCACGAGCCGTGCGCCATCGAAGGGGCGGCGCCGTCGACGACATAGTCCGCGACCCGGCGCACCACTACGTGCGGCGATCGGCGGCGACATCCACAACTACCAGCGCTACCCGGTCCGGTTGGACGACGGACGTACCCTCCAGTACGTGGTCGCCGGCGGCGGCGGGGCGTTCATGCACGCCACCCACACCATCCCCGCGTCAACGTCGCGAACGTGACCGAGCGGGACTTCCGCTGCTATCCGCTGCGCGGCGACTCCCTCGCCTTTCTACAGCCGGCTCTACGGCCGCCGCCTGCGCTTGCCCGCTTCTTCACGCTCACCGAGGCGGAGGCGACGGCCGTGATCGCCGAGCGCCTGGGCATCCCGCCGACCCGTGTCCCGGGCGCGGCCACCCGCGTCACCCGGCGCGTCCGGTGGTCGCCGGGCTGCTCGGACCGGCCGCCGCGACCGGGCCAAGCGGTTCCGGCTGCCCGTGCGCAAGATCTACACGTCGCTGTTCTCGCCGAGCTCGGCACCTACAGCCCGCCGTTCTTCAAGTGCTTCCTGCGCCTGGACGTCTCCCCGGAGGCGGTCCGGCTGCGCTGCTACGCGGCCACCGGCAACCGCGCGCAGGAACTCGCCCCGCCGGTCGAGGACGAGGTGACGATCCCGCTGCGCTGACCCGGTGACGCCGCCCCTGACGCAGCGGGAACAGCACGGGCCGCTACCGGGTTGGCACAGCCATACACCATTGAACATTCAACGATGGAGCGCCCGTGCCACCGACCCCACGACCGCTGCGCAAACTGGGCTTCCTGACGATCGGGCTGTTCGACGAGGCGGATCCGCGGCGCGGCCACGAGTCGACGCTGGAGATCATCGAGCTGGGCGAGCGGCTCGGCTTCGACAGCGCGTGGGTGCGCCATCGCCATCTCCAGTACGGCATCTCCTCCCCCGTCGCCGTCCTGTCCGCGGCCTCGCAGCGCACCGCCGCATCGAACTCGGCACCGCTGTCACCCCGCTCGGCTGGGAGAACCCGCTGCGCCTCGCCGAGGACCTGGCCACCGTCGACCTGCTGTCCGGGGGCCGGCTCAATCCGGGCGTCAGCGTGGGCCCGCCGATGCACTTCGACCAGGTCAAGGGCGCGCTCTACCCGGACACGGCCGATGCCGAGGACTTCGGCCACGGGCGGGTGGAGCGGCTGCTGGACTTCGTGCGGGGCAAGCCGGCGACGGACTTCAGCGGGACGGAAGGGTTCGAGACCTTCTCCGACCAAGTACAGCCCCACTCCCCCGGCCTGGGCCGCCGCATGTGGTACGGCGGCGGCAGCCTGCGGTCGTCCCGGTGGGCCGGCGAGCACGGCATGAACCTCCTCACCAGCAGCGTCGTGAAGGCCGAAGGCCCCGACGGGCCCCACGACTTCGCGCAGATCCAGCTCTCCCACATCCGGGCCTTCCGGGCCGCCCACCCCGACGGCGATGCCGCCCGCGTCTCGCAGGGCCTCGTCGTCATCCCCACGGACTCCGCCTCACCCGAGCAGCGCGCCCGCTACGAGAAGTACTCCGCCGAGCGCACTCCCCGTACAGCCACACCACAGGGCCCGGCCCGGCTGCTGTTCGCGCCGGACCTGGTGGGCACCTCGGAGGAGATCGCCGAACGGCTGCACGCGCACGCCGCGTTCGGGGAGGTGGACGAGGTCGCGTTCGCGCTGCCGTTCACCTTCGAGCACGAGGACTACGTCCAGATCCTCACCGACATGGCGACCGGGCTCGGCCCGGCGCTGGGGTGGCGACCGGGCGCGTAGGCCTCCGGCGGAACAGTGCGGCCGGGAGGCGGGGCGTGTCCGGCGGGTCAGGTTACCCGGAAGGCGGCACATCCCGGCCCACCGGGTCACCCCGGGTGCGACGCACCCCCGGCAGAGGAGGTCACCCCAGGAGCGGCGCACCCCCGCCGGACCAGGCCACCCCAGATGCGGCCCACCCCCGGCAGACGAAGTCACCCGGAGGCGGCGCGCTGGAGACCGTCGACGCCGACCGGGTCACCCGGCAGCCACCGACCCATGGAAGGGGACGGGTCGGGAGTGTCCGCCCGCAGCGGTTGGCGCGTCAACGGGGAGTCAGTCGGCATCCGACCCCATCGCGCCGTTCCGAGGACGAACACCCCGGGCGCGGCCCCGCCCCACAACCACCGCGAAGTCGCCAATCGCACCCGGCGCCCCGGGTCGCCCCGGAGGCGCCGCCCGCCTCCCCGGCCCAGGAGCAGACCGCCGCGGAGTCCCAGGCGGCTTCCCGGAGAAGGCCGTGGCGTCCGACTCGCCCCGTGCGGCGTACCCCGGCCGGACCAGGTCGCCCCGGAAACGGCGCATCCCCGGCCGACCCGCCGACCCCGCACAGGTCACCAGCGCCCGGGTGCCGTCCCGGTGATCGGCTCCGACGCCCTGCCGTCCACCCCGACGGGCACGTCCCCGGCGAGCATCACCCGGTGCATGATCCGCGGATGGTCGAGGTGCGCGGTGTCGCCGGGAGCCAGATGCATCGTCGCGCGGTTGTCCCAGAACGCCACGCTGCCCGGCTCCCAGCGGAACCGGACCGTGTACTCGGGCCGGACAGCCTGCTCCAGCAGCATCTCCAGGATCGCGCCGCTCTCGGGCCGGGAGAGGCCGGCGATCTGCTCGACGTAGTAGCCGTTGACGTAGAGAATCCGCTCGCCCGTCTCCGGGTGGACCCGCACCAACGGGTGCAGCGAGGCGACCTGACGGTCCAGCAGGTGCCGGACGTACGCGTCGTCACCGGGCCGGGGCTGATAGCCGACGCCGAGCCGGTGCTCGGCCCGCAGGCCGTCGACGAACTCCCGCAGCGGCGCGGAGAGCCCGGCGTACGCCGCGGCGAGGTTCGACCAGGTGGTGTCGCCGCCGTAGGGCGGCACGGTCTCGGCGCGCAGGATCGTCGCGGCGGGCGGATCGACGCGGGCGCCGTGGTCGCAGTGCCAGCCGCGCAGCAGGGTGTGGCGGCGGCGCCGCAGCCACTCGTCGTGCTCCATGCCGAACCGCCCGCCCAGCTCCAGCCGGTCGGCGGTCGTCTCGATCTCGGGGAAGTCCGGCGGCGAGGCCTTCCCCCGCCGCGGCAGCACGACCGGTTCCCCGAAGCGCCGCGCGAACGCCACATGCCCGGCGTGGTCCAGCCGCTGCCCTCGAAGAACACCACCTTCCAACGGAGCACCGCCGCCCTGATCGCGGCGACCACGGCGTCGTCGAGGTCCGCGGCCAGGTCGACGCCGCCGATCTCGGCGCCGATGTGCCCGGCGACCGGCTGCACCTCCACCCCGGCGTCCCGCACCGCCTCGTCCGTCATCGGGCTGTCCGTCGTCATGCGCACTCCGCTGGTCGTGGGCGTGGTCGTGCCTTCCGGAAGATCGTGACAGCGATCCCCGTCCGGGGCGACACCGCACCAGCGCCCCTCACACCTGGAACTCCCG
The genomic region above belongs to Streptomyces coeruleorubidus and contains:
- a CDS encoding dienelactone hydrolase family protein, giving the protein MTAVQGTAVDIPTEDGTADAYLAHPADGAAHPAVLLYMDAFGLRPQLRTMADRLAGEGYTVLVPNVFYRHGRAPLFDLPEFIDPGARPEIFERIMPVMRALTPELAMRDAGAYLRLLAESPVVAEGPVAVTGYCMGARLSLLTAGTYPERVAAAAGFHGGRLATDTPDSPHLVAGKVTAELYFGHADQDPSLPREQIERLEETLTAAGVRHRCEVYTGAPHGFTQADTASYHKEADERHWSALLDLLKRTF